The Equus caballus isolate H_3958 breed thoroughbred chromosome 13, TB-T2T, whole genome shotgun sequence genome includes a window with the following:
- the LOC111776177 gene encoding uncharacterized protein, with translation MPVTGPRADTQAPGRHSRAAAAQPSQPCGARWSCRPCCCCSPAHPPPLPVPSRPPNPRTACRAYSKVPKLEETQSWWHWQIRPLTLAVLPGREVTALAVQPAAWEAGLQLLQKHPWPPAFCDRLLKGALLARGPEASPAPKGPPQDPLVVPFRAQQQPQGPGVDIRALAGDRRAPSPDPTPAPLRNQVLSLSHLRCFLSGPVPSTRPTETISLLLQAPEAGTGPASCCVA, from the exons ATGCCGGTGACCGGGCCGCGGGCAGACACGCAGGCGCCCGGAAGACACAGCAGGGCTGCAG ctgcccagccctcccagccaTGTGGCGCCCGCTGGTCCTGCcgcccctgctgctgctgctcccctgcGCACCCGCCCCCACTGCCAGTCCCATCCAGGCCGCCAAACCCCAGGACGGCCTGCAGAGCCTACTCCAAG GTGCCCAAGCTGGAGGAGACGCAGAGCTGGTGGCACTGGCAAATCCGGCCCCTCACTCTGGCGGTCCTCCCAGGTCGTGAGGTGACTGCCCTGGCGGTGCAGCCAGCAGCCTGGGAGGCAGGCCTGCAGCTCCTTCAGAAGCATCCATGGCCACCAGCCTTCTGCGACAGGCTCCTTAAGGGGGCCCTCCTGGCACGGGGACCTGAGGCCTCCCCCGCCCCAAAGGGCCCGCCCCAAGACCCACTTGTTGTCCCTTTCCGGGCTCAGCAGCAGCCGCAGGGGCCGGGGGTGGACATCAGAGCCCTGGCAGGGGACAGACGTGCACCCTCCCCAGACCCCACCCCAGCGCCACTGAGAAATCAAGTTCTTTCTCTCAGCCATCTGCGCTGCTTCCTCTCGGGACCTGTCCCGAGCACCCGGCCGACTGAAACGATTTCTTTGCTTTTACAAGCTCCTGAGGCAGGAACCGGTCCTGCTTCCTGCTGTGTTGCCTGA